In Nicotiana tabacum cultivar K326 chromosome 11, ASM71507v2, whole genome shotgun sequence, a single window of DNA contains:
- the LOC142166054 gene encoding secreted RxLR effector protein 161-like — MDESGTPVNQTVYRGIIGSLLYLTASRPDIIFSVRLCARFQSNPKESHLKAAKRILRYLKGTQDLVLYYPSCDSFNLIGYANVEYAGYLVDRKNTSGMAHFVGSCLIFWGTRKQNSVALSTTKAEYVAAASCCAQLLWIKQQLEDFGVLTESVPLLFDNTSALNMSKNLVQHKRTKHIDVRHHFLRDNMEKGLICMKFCSTEDQIADIFTKALSRDHFERNRVKLGLLKPN, encoded by the coding sequence atggatgaatcTGGGACTCCTGTGAATCAAACCgtgtatagaggcattattgggtctcttctctatctTACTGCCAGTAGACCTGATATTATCTTCAGTGTGAGGCtttgtgcaaggtttcaatcaaatcccaaggaatctcatttgAAGGCAGCCAAAAGAATTCTGAGATATCTTAAAGGAACACAGGACCTGGTCCTTTATTATCCCTCATGTGACAGTTTTAATCTCATTGGATATGCTAATGTAGAatatgcaggttatcttgtggatAGGAAAAACACTTCTGGAATGGCTCACTTCGTAGGCTCATGTCTCATATTTtggggcacaaggaagcaaaactcagtggctctttcaacaaCTAAAGCAGAATATGTAGCAGCAGCATCTTGCTGTGCACAACTTTTATGGATTAAGCAACAACTGGAGGACTTTGGGGTACTCACTGAGAGTGTGCCCCTTTTATTTGATAAtaccagtgcactcaacatgtCCAAGAATCTAGTTCAACACAAGAGGACCAAGcatattgatgtgaggcatcaCTTTCTAAGGGACAATAtggagaaagggttgatatgTATGAAGTTCTGTAGCACAGAAGACCAAATTGCAGACATCTTCACCAAGGCTTTAAGTAGGGATCACTTTGAAAGAAACAGAGTGAAGTTGGGGCTTTTAAAGCccaattga